Genomic DNA from Amycolatopsis alba DSM 44262:
TTCTTCCTCGGTAAGTACAAGGAGGCCGAGGACGGCCCCACCGGCTTGATCCTTGTGGGCTTCCTCGTCTTCCTGGCCTGGGCTGCCGCTTACCCGGCGATGCTGGACAAGTTCGACGAGCGGTTCCAGCTCTCCCGGCACCCGTCCGACCCACGACGGAAGCTTCCGGACGACGAGCGGAACGAGCTCGCCCTGCTGCGCGTGCTCCTGGTCAAGATCGTCATGGGCACCGTGGCCATGCTCGTCGTCGACGCCACCGTCGTCGTGATCCTCAGCCTGCTGGCCCTGCTCCTGCGCAGCCGCTGGTCCGCGGCCGTCGCCGGCGTGGCCTGCCTGATCGAATCCGTCACCGTGATCAACGGCCTCGACCTCGTCTTCAAGTTCGAACCGCTGGACATCCTGGCCGGCTTGTTCGCCGCTTCGACGTGGTGGGACGCGGTCAGGAACCCGTTGTGGGACAGGCGAGCACGGGTGGCGGTGGGACGATGATCCAGCCGCCGGGGAGCCCGCTCCCGCCACATCCGACCTCGGCCCGCCGCTGGGGAGCCCGCTGGATCGACTGGCTCGTGCCGTGGCTGGTCACCTCGCCGCTCTGGTTCCTGACCGCCGAGAAGATCCAGAGCGAGGCCACCGAACATGGCTTTGTCCTGGCAGGCAAAGGGATCTTCAAATCCCTGTTCGGGGAATGGGGCGCTCTCGGTGACACCGCCGGAGCCGAGGCGGGAGCCCTGTGGGGCGACATCGTCCTGGTCGTCGCCCTGACCCTGGCGGTACAGGTCTTGCTGATCATGGCGTACGAAGTGCTTCTCGTCCGCGTTTGGGGACGCACCCTGGGCAAGGCAGCCTTCGCGCTGACGGTGTGCCGCGCCGACGGTGGCCGGCTGAGCTTCGGCCAGGTCTGCGCCCGAACCGCGATCACCGTGCTCATCCCAGGCCTCGGCTGGGTGCTGCTCATCGCGGCCGTCCTCCAGTTGAGCGTGCCGCTCATGCTGGCCGGTGTCGCGCTCCTGATCTTCTCGGCTGTCGAATGCTGCCTCCTGCGGACCTCGGTCACCGGCAAGACGTCCTGGCACGATCGGCGGACCGGCTCGGTCGTGGTCTCCAAGACCTGGACGGAACAACTGCGGCAAGCCCGCGAGTTCCAGCAGCGGGCCCTGGACACCGGCATGACGCGTGCCCGCCAAGCCTGGCAAGCGCCCCAGGTCCAGCAGTTCTCCCAGCAGGCTCAAGCGACCTTCCATCAGGTCCGGGAGCGGGGCCGTCAGGCCATGCGGCGCGACGACGGGTCACCGTGAACCGAGAACCTCCTCAGACGATTCCGCCGTTGGCGCGGAGAACCTGACCGTTGACCCAGCGGGCCGGACCGGCGAGGAACGAAACGACCTCCGCGATGTCGGCCGGGGTGCCGAGACGCTCGAGCGGGGGCTGCGCCGCCATGCGAGCGACGGTCTCCTCGTCCTTGCCGTCGAGGAACAACGCCGTCGCGGTCGGGCCGGGGGCCACCGCGTTCACCGTGATGTCACGGCCGCGCAGTTCGCGGGCGAGAACCAGGGTGATCGCCTCGACGGCGCCCTTCGTGGCCGCATAGGCCGCGTACCCTGGCAGGGCGAGGCCGAGCACCGACGTCGAGAAGTTGATGATCGCGCCGCCGTCGCGAACACGGCGGGCGGCCTGCTGATCGACCACGAAGGTGCCCCGTATGTTGGTGCGGTGCAACCGGTCCAGCCGGTCGAGATCCAGTTCGGCCACCGGCGCGAGATACATGGTCCCGGCGGCGTGGACGACGACGTCGACCCCGCCGAAACTCTTCTCCGCGGTGTCGAACAGGGCCGCGACGGCGTTCTCGTCGGCGACGTCGGCCTGCACCGCGATCGCCTGACCGCCCGCGCCGGTGATCGCCTCGACCGCCGCCTGCGCCTCATCCTTGTTGCCGCCGTAGCCGACGACGACCGCGAATCCGTCGGACGCCAGCCGCTCGGCCGACTCCCTGCCGATACCCCGCGACCCGCCGGTGACGATCGCTACGCGTGTCATGGTGCGCTCCCATCAGACGTTTCCGTTGATAACGATTTCAAGGTATCACCGATAGCGAACCAGCGCTAACCGATCCATGTTATCGTCGATACATGACGTTGACGACGAAAGACCGCCTGGTCCGCGCGGCGGCGGAACTGCTGCTGGACGGCGGGCGCGACGCGTTGTCGACGCGCGCGGTCAGCGCCGCCGCCGGAGTGCAGGCGCCGACGCTCTACCGCACTTTCGGCGACAAGGACGGCCTCCTCGACGCGGTCGCCACGTATGGCTTCCAGAGATACCTGTGCGAGAAGCACCATCTCGGCGAGACCGAAGACCCGGTGGACGATCTCCGGCGCGGCTGGGACCTGCATGTCGAGTTCGGCCTGGCCCAGCCCGCCTTCTACATGCTCATGTACGGCGAACCCCGCGTCCGTGAAGCGCGCAAGGAGGCGGACGCGCTGCTCAGCCGGATCGTCGAACGCATCGCGGAGGCGGGCAGGCTGCGCGTACCGGTCGAACGAGCCGCGCGGCTGGTTCACGCGACCGGGATGGGCGTGATCCTCTCGCTCATCGCCAGCCCGCCCGAAGAGCGCGACACGGACCTGATCACCGCCGCGCGCGAACACATCATCGCGACGATCACCACCGACAGCGTGGACGCCGCTTCGGACGTCGCCAGCCGGGCGATCGCGCTCAAGGCCGCCCTGCAGAACGATCCCGTGGACGTGCTGACCCCGGCCGAGCACGCGATGCTCGCCGAATGGCTCGACCGCGTCGCGCGGTGAACTACCGGCCGACGGCCCTCGCCGCCGCGACCGCCTGCCCGGCGTAGGACCGTCCGAAAAGGACGGTGTGCACGAGGAGCGGGAACAGCTGATGTGCCCCGATCCGGTCGGTCCAGCCGTCGGCGAGCGGGGCGACCTCCTGATAGGCGGCCAGCACCCGATCGAGCAGCGGGCAGCCGAACAACTGCAGCATGGCCAGATCGGTCTCGCGATGACCGCCGTGCGCGGCCGGGTCGATCAGGGCGGCCTCGACGGCTCCCCACAGCACATTGCCGTTCCACAGGTCGCCGTGCAGCCGCGCGGGAGGTTCGGCCACCTCCGGAAGCCGCGCGCAGGCCTGCTCGATGACGGCGGCTTCGGCACCGTCCAGCGTGCCCTCGTCGACCGCGCGGCGGACATACGGCAGCACCCGGTGCTCGGCGTACCACCGCGGCCAGTCCTCCCCCGGCGCGTTCTCCATCGGGGCAAGCCCGATCCACGCGTCGGCAGGCCCTTCCGGAGGCGCGGCGCCGAACGCGGGCGCTCCGGCCGCGTGTAAGGCCGCGAGCCCCCGGCCCAGCCGTTCCGCCGCGTGATGCGTCGGCCGCCCGCCGCCGACCAGTTCCGTGACCAGCCAGTCCTCTTCGTGGCCGCGGACCTCCGGCACCCGGACGGCATCGGCGTCACCCAGCCACCGCAGTCCCGCCGCCTCAGCGGGTATCGCGTTCCGTGCGTGGCCCCGTTTGACGACCACCGTTTCCCCGTTGTCCAGCACCACTTCGGTCACCGCGCTCGCGAGGCTCCTCTGCTCGGCGACCGCGCGTCCAGTGATCCTCGTGGCCGCCTCGGCAGGCGTCGAAACCTGGGTCATGCCCAGCAACCTACCTCCGCCGATCGGGTGAACGCTCGTTGTCTAGAGTGCTTCTCGGGGGAATTCCACGCGCTTTCACTTTCGAGGGGAGATCGGTCGTGCCCACACGTCCGAGAGTTCGTCATGCCGCCATCGCCGCGATGGCCTGCGTCGCGCTGGTCGGCTGCACTCCGCCGTCGAACACCGGCCAGGCCAGGAGTGCCTCGGCCACGACGTCCGGAGAGGCACCCGCAAGCCCGTCGCCGACGACGACGGAGATGCCGTATCTGACCACCACGCCCACGCTGGAGGTCACCGGCGACGCCGTCAAACCGGGTACCAAGCTCAAGTTCGGCGAGCAGGCGATCATCCCGTTCTACAGCCGCTACGCGAAGGGCGTCGTCGGGCTCACGGTCACCGTCGAATCGGTGAAGGCACCTGACGCCGACATCGACAGCCTGCCGCTCAAGGACGAAGAC
This window encodes:
- a CDS encoding RDD family protein yields the protein MIQPPGSPLPPHPTSARRWGARWIDWLVPWLVTSPLWFLTAEKIQSEATEHGFVLAGKGIFKSLFGEWGALGDTAGAEAGALWGDIVLVVALTLAVQVLLIMAYEVLLVRVWGRTLGKAAFALTVCRADGGRLSFGQVCARTAITVLIPGLGWVLLIAAVLQLSVPLMLAGVALLIFSAVECCLLRTSVTGKTSWHDRRTGSVVVSKTWTEQLRQAREFQQRALDTGMTRARQAWQAPQVQQFSQQAQATFHQVRERGRQAMRRDDGSP
- a CDS encoding SDR family oxidoreductase; protein product: MTRVAIVTGGSRGIGRESAERLASDGFAVVVGYGGNKDEAQAAVEAITGAGGQAIAVQADVADENAVAALFDTAEKSFGGVDVVVHAAGTMYLAPVAELDLDRLDRLHRTNIRGTFVVDQQAARRVRDGGAIINFSTSVLGLALPGYAAYAATKGAVEAITLVLARELRGRDITVNAVAPGPTATALFLDGKDEETVARMAAQPPLERLGTPADIAEVVSFLAGPARWVNGQVLRANGGIV
- a CDS encoding TetR/AcrR family transcriptional regulator, which codes for MTLTTKDRLVRAAAELLLDGGRDALSTRAVSAAAGVQAPTLYRTFGDKDGLLDAVATYGFQRYLCEKHHLGETEDPVDDLRRGWDLHVEFGLAQPAFYMLMYGEPRVREARKEADALLSRIVERIAEAGRLRVPVERAARLVHATGMGVILSLIASPPEERDTDLITAAREHIIATITTDSVDAASDVASRAIALKAALQNDPVDVLTPAEHAMLAEWLDRVAR
- a CDS encoding fructosamine kinase family protein; translated protein: MTQVSTPAEAATRITGRAVAEQRSLASAVTEVVLDNGETVVVKRGHARNAIPAEAAGLRWLGDADAVRVPEVRGHEEDWLVTELVGGGRPTHHAAERLGRGLAALHAAGAPAFGAAPPEGPADAWIGLAPMENAPGEDWPRWYAEHRVLPYVRRAVDEGTLDGAEAAVIEQACARLPEVAEPPARLHGDLWNGNVLWGAVEAALIDPAAHGGHRETDLAMLQLFGCPLLDRVLAAYQEVAPLADGWTDRIGAHQLFPLLVHTVLFGRSYAGQAVAAARAVGR